GCGTCCGTGCCCGGCACCATGATCTCGGCCGGGTATTCGGACTTGCGCGTGGCGTCCACGCCCACCTTGGTGACCAGGTGCGACCCGCCCGCCGGGTCGTAGGACGCCGGGTCCAGCGGCGACCCCCTGGAGTGGGTGATCATGAACACGTCGCGGTCCGCGCGCACGCGGGTGGCGATGGCGTGCATCACGTCACTGTCGTTGCTGATGTCCACGTCGTCGTCCACGCAGATGACGAA
The Deltaproteobacteria bacterium DNA segment above includes these coding regions:
- a CDS encoding UbiD family decarboxylase — translated: FVICVDDDVDISNDSDVMHAIATRVRADRDVFMITHSRGSPLDPASYDPAGGSHLVTKVGVDATRKSEYPAEIMVPGTDAIDLTKYFGDRFR